Proteins co-encoded in one Melanotaenia boesemani isolate fMelBoe1 chromosome 23, fMelBoe1.pri, whole genome shotgun sequence genomic window:
- the phyh gene encoding phytanoyl-CoA dioxygenase, peroxisomal, with translation MSRAAERLRLMISHLDRSPASIAAAPTSAQTVTYGYPQRLRYSFDTGMLTPEQRAFYEENGFLLIKNLVSAKDIEGFKKAFEQICLQKVQVPGLVVMRDVAIAKSEFVPDQKAVSKLQDFQECPELFRYCSLPEILKYVECFTGPNIMAMHTMLINKPPDAGKKTSRHPMHQDLHYFPFRPSDRVVCAWTAMEKVNQQNGCLVVLPGTHKGTLLEHDYPDWEGGVNKMYHGVRDYDPKSPRVYVEMEMGDTVFFHPLLIHGSGMNQTQGFRKAISCHYASSDCYYIDVKGTTQENIENEVKKIAEKKYGVDDIDFKDTWAIRGRLVQGERISL, from the exons ATGTCTCGTGCTGCAGAGAGACTCCGACTGATGATCAGTCATCTTGATCGTTCACCAGCTTCAATC GCAGCTGCACCCACTTCTGCTCAAACTGTCACCTACGGTTACCCGCAGAGGCTGAG ATACTCTTTTGATACAGGTATGCTGACCCCAGAGCAGCGAGCCTTCTATGAAGAGAATGGCTTCCTTCTCATCAAGAATCTGGTGTCTGCCAAGGACATTGAAGGGTTCAA GAAGGCGTTTGAACAGATCTGTCTCCAGAAAGTGCAGGTTCCCGGCCTGGTGGTGATGAGGGACGTGGCTATTGCGAAGTCAGAGTTTGTTCCAGATCAAAAAGCTGTGTCTAAACTTCAGGATTTTCAGGAATGTCCTGAACTGTTCCGTTACTGCTCCTTACCAGAG ATTTTGAAGTATGTGGAGTGTTTTACTGGACCCAACATCATGGCCATGCACACCATGCTGATCAACAAACCTCCGGATGCAG GTAAGAAGACATCGCGTCACCCAATGCACCAGGATCTGCATTACTTCCCATTTCGCCCGTCCGACCGGGTCGTCTGTGCCTGGACCGCAATGGAGAAAGTGAACCAGCAGAACGGCTGCCTGGTTGTCCTTCCAGGAACACACAAAGGCACCCTGCTGGAGCATGACTACCCCGATTGGGAG GGTGGGGTGAACAAGATGTATCATGGAGTGAGAGACTACGATCCGAAGAGCCCCAGGGTGTATGTGGAGATGGAAATGGGCGACACAGTCTTCTTCCACCCGCTGCTCATCCATGGCTCTGGCATGAACCAGACGCAGGGCTTCCGCAAG GCCATCTCCTGCCACTATGCCAGCAGCGACTGCTATTATATCGACGTGAAGGGAACCACACAGGAGAACATCGAGAATGAGGTGAAGAAAATCGCAGAGAAGAAATACGGCGTGGATGACATAGACTTCAAG GATACCTGGGCCATCCGAGGTCGCCTGGTGCAGGGAGAGAGGATTTCACTCTGA
- the ucmaa gene encoding upper zone of growth plate and cartilage matrix associated a, giving the protein MSWTQALALSLFSTLLILTFSSVVKSAAVQDDPKPADPRGAARQVFMPESDASNFFKRRSRRSVKYYEFQAEQRVKLAATERWREYNEEQKNEHENYAEEDRDEINERTRETNEQLREYHYDGLYPRFYWFH; this is encoded by the exons ATGTCTTGGACCCAAGCATTGGCCTTGTCTTTGTTCTccaccctcctcatcctcacct TTTCCAGCGTGGTGAAAAGCGCAGCAGTACAGGATGACCCAAAACCAGCTGATCCTAGAG GTGCTGCTCGGCAGGTGTTTATGCCTGAGTCGGACGCCTCAAACTTCTTTAAACGCCGCAGTCGCCGTTCAGTCAAATACTATGAGTTTCAAG CCGAGCAAAGAGTGAAGCTGGCGGCCACTGAGCGATGGAGGGAGTATAATGAGGAACAAAAGAATGAGCATGAGAACTATGCTGAGGAGGACCGTGATG AGATTAATGAGAGAACAAGGGAGACGAATGAGCAGTTGCGGGAGTATCACTACGACGGTCTCTATCCTCGCTTCTACTGGTTTcactga